In a genomic window of Scyliorhinus torazame isolate Kashiwa2021f chromosome 5, sScyTor2.1, whole genome shotgun sequence:
- the LOC140420342 gene encoding uncharacterized protein — protein sequence MEKPWKCGDCGKRFRFPSVLETHRRSHTGERPFTCSQCGKGFTKLSHLKTHQPVHVGEKPFTCSTCRKGFSTSYELRTHQQIHTGERPFTHSECGKGFTQVSNLLGHAVTHSIERPFKSSDCGSSFKRSHKLMNHQCIHTRQRPFSCSHCTKRFQNSSHLLTHQILHTGERPFSCSQCGKGFTQISNLRRHERIHTGKRPFTCSDCGKGFTRLSHLQTHQRIHTGERPFTCSDCGTGFTRLSHLQAHQRIHTGERPFTCSDCGKGFTQLPNLQAHQRVHTGERPFTCSECGKGFTLLATLQAHQRLHTGERPFICTECGKGFTRSTLLLRHQQVHE from the coding sequence atggagaaaccatggaaatgtggggactgtgggaagagattcagattcccatctgtactggaaactcatcgacgcagtcacactggggagaggccgttcacctgctctcagtgtgggaagggattcactaagttatcccacctgaagacacaccagccaGTCCAtgtcggggagaagccattcacctgctccacgtgtagGAAGGGGTTCAGTACTTCATACGAACTGCGtacacaccaacaaattcacactggggagagaccattcacccacagtgagtgtgggaagggatttactcaggtaTCCAATCTGCtgggccacgctgtcactcacagcattgagagaccctttaaatcctCTGACTGTGGGAGCAGCTTCAAAAGGTCTCACAAACTGATGAACCATCAGTGCATTCACACCAGGCAGAGACCGTTTAGCtgttctcactgcacaaagaggtttcaaaactcatcccatctgctgacacaccagatcctgcacaccggagagaggccattctcctgctctcagtgtggaaagggattcactcaaataagcaacctgcggagacacgagcgaattcacactgggaagaggccattcacctgctctgattgtgggaagggattcactcggttatcccacctacagacacaccagcgaattcacactggggagaggccattcacctgctctgactgtgggacaggattcacccggttatcccacctgcaggcacaccagcgaattcacactggggagaggccgttcacctgctctgactgtgggaagggattcactcagttacccaatctgcaagcacaccagcgagttcacactggggagaggccattcacctgctctgaatgtgggaagggattcactcttttAGCCAcgttgcaggcacaccagcgacttcacactggggagaggccattcatctgcaccgagtgtgggaagggattcactcggtcaacacttctgctgagacaccaacaagttcacgagtga